One Clostridium sp. CM027 genomic window carries:
- the rplL gene encoding 50S ribosomal protein L7/L12 translates to MTREEIIQAIKDMSVLELNELVKECETEFGVSASAPVAVAGVATAAVEEKTEFDVILTSAGASKIKVIKVVREITGLGLKEAKDIVDGAPKAIKEAISKEDAEALKAKIEEVGGAAEIK, encoded by the coding sequence ATGACAAGAGAAGAAATTATTCAAGCTATAAAAGATATGAGTGTTTTAGAATTAAATGAATTAGTAAAAGAGTGTGAAACAGAATTTGGAGTGAGTGCTTCTGCACCAGTTGCAGTTGCAGGAGTTGCTACAGCAGCTGTTGAAGAAAAAACTGAATTTGACGTAATTTTAACTAGTGCAGGCGCTAGCAAAATTAAAGTTATTAAAGTTGTTAGAGAAATAACTGGATTAGGATTAAAAGAAGCTAAAGATATAGTTGATGGAGCACCTAAGGCAATTAAAGAAGCTATAAGCAAAGAAGATGCAGAAGCATTAAAAGCTAAAATAGAAGAAGTTGGCGGCGCAGCAGAAATAAAATAA
- the rplJ gene encoding 50S ribosomal protein L10, whose translation MLSNNRQVKEAKVAEIKEKLAKAQGVVFSQYQGLNVEEDTQLRKNLREVGVEYKVYKNTLVILAARELGIEGIETHLQGSISMAFGYEDATVAARVLNEFAKTHKKLELKAGIIQGKIFDGAEVNALASIPPRNVLIAKLLGSFKAPLSNLAYLLNSVKEQKESAQ comes from the coding sequence GTGTTAAGCAATAATAGACAAGTAAAAGAAGCAAAAGTAGCAGAAATAAAAGAAAAATTAGCAAAAGCTCAAGGTGTAGTATTTAGTCAATATCAAGGTCTAAATGTAGAAGAAGATACGCAACTAAGAAAAAACCTTAGAGAAGTTGGGGTAGAATATAAAGTTTATAAAAACACTTTAGTTATTCTAGCGGCTAGGGAATTAGGAATTGAAGGTATAGAAACTCACCTACAAGGATCTATTTCAATGGCATTTGGATATGAAGATGCAACTGTTGCAGCTAGAGTTTTAAATGAATTTGCAAAAACTCATAAAAAATTAGAGCTTAAAGCAGGCATAATTCAAGGTAAAATATTCGATGGTGCCGAGGTTAATGCTCTTGCATCAATACCACCAAGAAATGTTCTTATTGCAAAATTACTTGGAAGCTTCAAAGCTCCATTATCAAATCTTGCATACCTATTGAATTCAGTTAAAGAGCAAAAGGAATCAGCTCAATAA
- the rplA gene encoding 50S ribosomal protein L1, translating into MGKNYIESAKLIDKNALYTPTEAMELVVKTSKAKFDETIELAVSLGVDPRHADQQVRGAVVLPHGTGKTVKVLVFAKGEKAKEAELAGADFVGTDELVEKIQKENWFEFDIVVATPDMMGVVGKLGRVLGPKGLMPNPKSGTVTFDVARAINEIKAGKVEYRVDKTSIIHVPLGKKSFGADKLVANFHALMEAVVKAKPSAAKGQYLKSVSVSSTMGPGIKVNQAKVLD; encoded by the coding sequence ATGGGAAAAAATTACATAGAAAGCGCTAAGCTTATAGATAAAAATGCTCTATATACACCAACAGAAGCTATGGAACTTGTGGTGAAAACATCTAAAGCTAAGTTCGATGAAACTATAGAACTCGCTGTAAGCCTTGGTGTTGATCCAAGACATGCAGACCAACAAGTTAGAGGTGCAGTAGTACTTCCTCATGGAACAGGTAAAACAGTTAAAGTTTTAGTTTTTGCTAAAGGCGAGAAAGCTAAAGAAGCGGAACTTGCAGGAGCAGACTTCGTTGGAACTGATGAATTAGTTGAAAAAATACAAAAAGAAAATTGGTTTGAATTTGATATAGTTGTTGCTACTCCAGATATGATGGGTGTTGTTGGTAAATTAGGTAGAGTACTTGGACCTAAGGGATTAATGCCAAATCCAAAGTCAGGAACAGTTACATTTGATGTTGCTAGAGCAATAAATGAAATAAAAGCTGGTAAAGTTGAGTATAGAGTTGATAAAACTTCTATAATTCATGTACCGCTTGGTAAAAAATCTTTTGGTGCTGACAAATTAGTTGCAAACTTTCATGCTTTAATGGAAGCAGTAGTTAAAGCTAAACCATCAGCAGCTAAAGGACAATACTTAAAATCAGTATCAGTTTCAAGCACTATGGGACCTGGAATAAAAGTCAATCAAGCTAAAGTATTAGACTAG